The Montipora capricornis isolate CH-2021 chromosome 6, ASM3666992v2, whole genome shotgun sequence genome has a window encoding:
- the LOC138053989 gene encoding zinc metalloproteinase nas-4-like, whose translation MRVALFLLVYFAVVHGRSSWRLKEHVDELIKKSVDLNAIKKEEENPDLFEGDILIDEDTKNYLFGREIMSRDAVISPIYYWPGGVVFFTFDEKLEPLTIDVIREGINHLKRRTCIKFVEISGKNPAKENYIKFISGEGCYSRIGRDPLGGEQEISIGYGCVRAGTVVHEIMHALGFFHEHTRPDRDKYIHIDWKNILKKHKHNFKKYPRDVGSSFGKPYDYDSVMHYSRLAFSKDWKAPTIVPKDTTAAIGQRIGLSLHDREEINNLYQCKGERSRPFRSS comes from the exons ATGCGAGTAGCCCTCTTCCTTTTGGTGTATTTTGCTGTTGTTCACGGCAGATCATCATGGAGACTCAAGGAACATGTGGACGAACTGATCAAGAAGTCTG TGGATTTGAATGCAATCAAGAAGGAGGAAGAGAACCCCG aTTTGTTTGAAGGAGACATCTTAATCGATGAAGACACCAAGAACTATCTTTTTGGAAGAGAAATTATGTCACGCGATGCCGTTATCAGCCCAATATATTATTGGCCTGGAGGAGTAGTTTTCTTCACGTTTGATGAGAAATTAG AACCATTAACCATTGACGTCATCAGAGAAGGAATTAATCACCTAAAGAGACGAACATGTATAAAGTTTGTGGAAATTTCTGGCAAGAATCCCGCGAAAGAAAACTATATCAAATTTATTAGCGGAGAGGG ATGTTATTCGAGAATTGGTCGCGATCCCCTTGGAGGCGAGCAAGAGATTTCCATCGGTTATGGCTGCGTTCGGGCTGGAACAGTTGTCCACGAAATTATGCACGCACTGGGATTTTTCCACGAGCACACGAGACCTGATAGAGACAAGTACATCCATATTGACTGGAAAAATATCCTGAAGA AACACAAGCATAATTTCAAAAAGTATCCAAGGGATGTGGGTTCCAGCTTTGGCAAACCATATGATTACGACAGTGTCATGCATTACAGCAGGTTAGCATTCAGCAAGGACTGGAAAGCACCAACCATAGTGCCTAAAGACACGACAGCTGCCATCGGTCAGAGAATAGGTCTTAGCCTTCATGACAGGGAAGAAATCAACAACCTGTACCAGTGCAAAGGTGAGAGATCACGGCCCTTTCGCTCAAGCTGA